In Tenacibaculum sp. 190524A02b, the genomic stretch CAGCGCGATTGTCAAAGAGTTACTTTTTCGATGTCTTAAATCGATGGGTTAAAAAATATTTTATGTTCCCTGTACATTTTACAAGGGAAGTGATTAATAGCACAAATATGACGTTAATAAATAAGTGGATGTTTTGAAATAGATGAATACGTATTTAAAATCGACAAAAATGAATTTAATCACCATAAAGACTTGTTTAGGTAGTAAAAGGTTGCATTTGGGAGTAAAAAGTTTAAGTTTGTCGATAACTTTCTGTAAAAACCAACTTGTAGGTATCTTTACCAATATGAATACAATTACGAACATCATTAATTATTTTCAGAAGAAAAGAGGATTAAAGCATTTATTGTTTTGGATAGCAGTTTTATTATTGCATATACCTAGACAACTTGTATTGAGGGATAATGCCGATTTTGTGACTATTTTGGTAATGCACGGTTGTATTTTGGTGAGTCAAGTTTTAGCAGCTTATTTTTATGCTTATTTTGTTATTCCCAAGTTCTTAATTAAGAAAAAATACATACAGGTTATACTTTTGTTTTTAATAGGAACTTATGTTTTTAGTGCTTTAGAAAGAATTATGGTGGTTCATGTAGGAGAAGCTTTAGTGCGCAAGCCTCCATTTACACAAGAACCGATTTTAGAGATATTGACCGATTGGAAAAAATTACTAAAGCATTATGTGCCTAGTATGTATTCAGTGGTATTGATTTTCCTTTTTGTAAAGTATTTTTTAGATTATAAAAAAGTTAAAGAACGTGATTTACTATTGAGTAAAGAAAAAACGGCTAATGAATTAAAGGCTTTAAAAGCACAATTAAATCCTCATTTTTTATTTAACACACTTAATAATATTTATACATTATCATTAGCGAACTCACCAAAAACCCCAAGTTCAATAGGAAAATTGTCAGAAATTCT encodes the following:
- a CDS encoding sensor histidine kinase, whose protein sequence is MNTITNIINYFQKKRGLKHLLFWIAVLLLHIPRQLVLRDNADFVTILVMHGCILVSQVLAAYFYAYFVIPKFLIKKKYIQVILLFLIGTYVFSALERIMVVHVGEALVRKPPFTQEPILEILTDWKKLLKHYVPSMYSVVLIFLFVKYFLDYKKVKERDLLLSKEKTANELKALKAQLNPHFLFNTLNNIYTLSLANSPKTPSSIGKLSEILDHVLYKCNQKFVLLSNEIKLLENYIELEKLRYDERLQVKFQATIDNDREIPPLILLSLVENAFKHGAGEDSGAPKIWIEIKNNQEAFEFCITNTIAEGYRLKKESIGLSNIRKQLNLIYKTDYDLQIQVGEKKFKVVLKINQKV